A window from Mycolicibacterium tokaiense encodes these proteins:
- a CDS encoding DMT family transporter → MTTASTTGRRSWIFYAALLILFWGVWGAFSALPATWYGYPDEMIYSIWALTMIIPAAFILRGQKWDRRPAATIYGLLIGLTGAGGQLVLFQALTMGPAYLIFPIISISPAITVVMAMVLLRERISPLAVVGLVLALAAIVLFTITGGESDESSGPWLLLAILICVAWGVQAYFMRKTATIGVNEATTFGWMTISGLLLIPVALISLGGLPTDFPWQAPALTAATQVLNAAGALFLVMALARGKAAIVAPTTNALAPTLTVIISLIAYQTLPSPYGAIAIVLALVGSTLMVYSDEKRGEAPTPAVGASREHVR, encoded by the coding sequence ATGACCACCGCATCGACCACCGGAAGGCGCAGCTGGATCTTCTACGCGGCGCTGCTCATCCTGTTCTGGGGCGTGTGGGGAGCGTTCTCCGCGCTGCCCGCCACCTGGTATGGCTACCCCGACGAGATGATCTACAGCATCTGGGCGTTGACCATGATCATTCCCGCCGCGTTCATCCTGCGCGGGCAGAAGTGGGACCGCCGCCCGGCCGCCACCATCTACGGCCTGCTGATCGGGCTCACCGGAGCGGGCGGCCAACTCGTGCTCTTCCAGGCGCTGACCATGGGGCCGGCCTACCTGATCTTCCCGATCATCTCGATCTCGCCGGCGATCACCGTCGTGATGGCGATGGTGCTGCTGCGCGAACGCATCTCACCGCTGGCCGTCGTCGGCCTCGTCCTGGCCCTCGCCGCCATCGTGCTCTTCACGATCACCGGTGGTGAATCCGACGAATCCTCCGGCCCGTGGCTGCTGCTGGCGATCCTGATCTGCGTGGCGTGGGGGGTGCAGGCCTACTTCATGCGCAAGACCGCGACCATCGGGGTCAACGAAGCCACCACCTTCGGCTGGATGACGATCAGCGGGTTGCTCCTGATTCCCGTCGCGCTCATTTCGCTCGGCGGCCTGCCGACCGACTTCCCGTGGCAGGCACCGGCACTGACGGCAGCCACCCAGGTGCTCAACGCGGCCGGCGCCCTGTTCTTGGTGATGGCGCTGGCCAGAGGCAAGGCCGCCATCGTCGCGCCCACCACCAATGCCCTGGCACCCACACTCACCGTGATCATTTCGTTGATCGCCTACCAGACTCTGCCGAGCCCCTACGGCGCCATCGCCATCGTGCTGGCGCTGGTCGGGTCGACGCTCATGGTGTACAGCGACGAAAAGCGTGGCG
- a CDS encoding BadF/BadG/BcrA/BcrD ATPase family protein has translation MARYLGVDGGGSKTAFALVDDDGRTLARATAASSYYFAKGFEVVEQVLRQGVSDVCAAAAISAADIDFAFFGLPGYGEASADLAQLDAVPAQVLGHHRYHCDNDMVCGWAGSLAGEDGINVICGTGSMTYGERLGVGRRVGGWGELFGDEGSAYWVATQGLNTFSRMSDGRLVKGPLYGLLRERLELAGDLDVVGLVIEQWEGNRGSIAALATTVCEAVRHGDQAAAKIITTAAAELVQLVETTRTVVGFTEFDRIPVSYSGGMFTDTGFLHAFRQALELLPAKYDLQPPILDPAAGAALYAAKRAGHPLTSAAVHQLQKRSS, from the coding sequence ATGGCCCGCTACCTGGGAGTCGACGGCGGAGGTTCCAAGACCGCCTTCGCGCTCGTCGATGACGACGGCCGGACCCTGGCCCGCGCAACCGCGGCCAGCTCGTACTACTTCGCCAAGGGTTTCGAGGTCGTGGAACAGGTTCTGCGCCAAGGGGTCTCCGACGTGTGCGCGGCGGCGGCGATCTCGGCCGCCGACATCGACTTCGCCTTCTTCGGGCTGCCCGGTTACGGCGAGGCCAGTGCTGATCTGGCACAGCTCGACGCAGTGCCCGCACAGGTGCTCGGACACCACCGCTACCACTGTGACAACGACATGGTGTGCGGCTGGGCAGGGTCACTGGCCGGCGAAGACGGCATCAACGTCATCTGTGGCACCGGGTCCATGACCTACGGCGAACGGCTCGGAGTCGGGCGCCGGGTCGGCGGCTGGGGCGAGCTGTTCGGTGACGAGGGCTCGGCCTACTGGGTTGCCACCCAGGGTCTCAACACATTCAGCCGGATGAGCGACGGCCGGCTGGTCAAGGGTCCGCTCTACGGCCTGCTGCGCGAGCGGCTGGAATTGGCCGGCGACCTGGACGTGGTGGGCCTGGTGATCGAACAGTGGGAGGGCAACCGGGGCTCCATCGCCGCGCTGGCCACCACGGTGTGCGAGGCGGTGCGCCACGGCGACCAGGCGGCCGCCAAGATCATCACCACGGCGGCAGCCGAATTGGTCCAGCTGGTCGAGACCACCCGCACTGTCGTCGGATTCACCGAATTCGACCGGATCCCGGTGTCGTACTCCGGCGGGATGTTCACCGACACCGGCTTTCTCCACGCTTTCCGGCAGGCCCTGGAGCTGCTGCCCGCCAAGTACGACCTGCAGCCTCCCATTCTCGATCCGGCCGCCGGGGCTGCCCTCTACGCGGCCAAGCGGGCGGGTCATCCGCTGACCTCCGCAGCCGTCCACCAACTACAGAAGAGGTCGTCATGA
- a CDS encoding SIS domain-containing protein gives MNHSVVPAQVDGGATILEIGQQPEAWRELAAGIDDTAHRFLREVTAAPGLRVILTGAGSSAFAGTIVAPALRRHLNCRVEAIATTSIVAGPLDHLEPHTPTLLVSFARSGNSPESLATTALADEIVDRVWHLVLTCDRDGQLGRAHAGRADSLVLYMPERTNDAGFAMTSSLTSMMLACLLTLAGTAPAAVDALARAAQSVIDRRADIRALAQAKKQRFVYLGSGPLVGLARESALKLLELTAGEVVTYFDSPLGFRHGPKSVLDSDTLAVVYLSTDPHTRRYDLDMVAEIRGQLGSESVVVLSTEPVPAAAGDVVVLPGLEGLDDSTVAVAYLVFAQYLALFTSLEYHKTPDNPFPSGEVSRVVKGVTIYPMER, from the coding sequence ATGAACCACTCTGTCGTACCCGCCCAAGTAGACGGCGGCGCAACCATTCTGGAAATCGGGCAGCAACCCGAGGCCTGGCGGGAGCTCGCCGCGGGGATCGACGACACGGCGCACAGGTTCCTGCGCGAGGTCACCGCCGCGCCCGGGCTGCGGGTCATCCTCACCGGTGCGGGCAGTTCCGCCTTCGCAGGCACCATCGTCGCTCCGGCACTGCGCCGCCACCTGAACTGCCGCGTCGAAGCGATCGCGACCACCAGCATCGTCGCCGGCCCGCTCGACCACCTCGAACCTCACACCCCGACCCTGCTGGTCTCGTTCGCCCGCTCGGGTAACAGCCCCGAGAGCCTGGCCACCACCGCGCTCGCCGACGAGATCGTGGACCGGGTGTGGCATCTGGTCCTGACCTGTGACCGGGACGGTCAGCTCGGCCGCGCCCACGCCGGGCGCGCCGATTCGCTGGTGCTGTACATGCCCGAGCGCACCAACGATGCCGGATTCGCGATGACCTCGAGCCTGACGTCGATGATGCTCGCGTGCCTGCTGACGCTGGCGGGCACCGCCCCCGCAGCGGTCGACGCGCTGGCCCGGGCGGCCCAGTCCGTGATCGACCGCAGAGCCGACATCCGCGCCCTGGCGCAGGCGAAGAAACAGCGGTTCGTCTATCTCGGCAGCGGACCCCTGGTGGGGCTGGCCCGCGAATCCGCCCTCAAACTCCTGGAACTGACTGCGGGGGAGGTGGTCACGTATTTCGACTCTCCGCTGGGTTTCCGCCACGGCCCCAAATCGGTGCTCGACAGTGACACCCTGGCGGTGGTCTACCTGTCCACTGATCCGCACACCCGGCGTTACGACCTGGACATGGTGGCCGAGATCCGCGGCCAGCTGGGCAGCGAGAGTGTGGTGGTACTCAGCACTGAGCCGGTGCCGGCGGCAGCCGGAGATGTCGTGGTGCTGCCCGGACTCGAGGGCCTCGACGACTCCACCGTTGCGGTGGCCTATCTGGTGTTCGCCCAATACCTGGCCCTCTTCACCTCGCTCGAATACCACAAGACGCCGGACAATCCCTTCCCTTCCGGCGAAGTGAGCCGCGTCGTCAAGGGTGTCACCATCTACCCGATGGAGCGGTGA